In one Phoenix dactylifera cultivar Barhee BC4 unplaced genomic scaffold, palm_55x_up_171113_PBpolish2nd_filt_p 000284F, whole genome shotgun sequence genomic region, the following are encoded:
- the LOC103714424 gene encoding uncharacterized protein LOC103714424 encodes MVARMMRWRPWPPLMSKKFQVRLVLRRMEGVEAEAAERVTAEVRWKGPKAALSKLRRTMKRNCTREEEVRDGSVEWDEEFESVCSLTVHRENSFHPWEIAFAVFNGLNQGSKNKASILGMASFNLAEFTTSAEGGIELNLPLLLPGVATGSPPSLRLVLGLLELRTSQELPEMVQRPIVPAPLSPSSGDALSSEKDELSALKAGLRKVKILTEFVSTRKSKKACRDDEGSEGKCSARSDDAEKTYPFDTDSVDDDLDEGELEDGKEDSSIRKSFSYGTLASANCVGGSLYCDARTDGEYEDWVYYSHRRSDVGYSHVEETASPVPEQSMLQTSKRSILPWKKRKLSFRSPKAKGEPLLKKTNGEEGGDDIDYDRRLLSSSDESLSVVRQKVDEDGATNRSSVSDFGDDSFVVGSWESKDLVSRDGHMKLSTQVFFASIDQRSERASGESACTALVAVIADWFQRNRDMMPIKSQFDSLIREGSREWRNLCENQTYRERFPDKHFDLETVLQAEIRPLSVVPRKSFIGFFHPEGSDDNSGFDFLNGAMSFDNIWDEINQGGPDFPTDGSPHLYIVSWNDHFFVLKVEHDAYYIVDTLGERLYEGCDQAYILKFDESTTIHKLSGEKKTANSEATGAGGADGLTQEQHSGNEFSEGELVCRGKESCKEYIKSFLAAIPIRELQADIKKGLMSSTPLHHRLQIELHYTEPFKEVSAAVLPLAATETVPEFSWPLDPIAAFNLTPAVVV; translated from the exons ATGGTGGCGAGGATGATGAGGTGGCGCCCGTGGCCTCCGCTGATGTCCAAGAAGTTCCAGGTGCGGCTGGTGTTGCGGCGGATGGAAGgggtggaggcggaggcggcggagaGGGTGACGGCGGAGGTGCGGTGGAAGGGACCGAAGGCGGCGCTGAGCAAGCTGCGGCGGACGATGAAGAGGAACTGCacgagggaggaggaggtgagaGATGGGTCGGTGGAGTGGGACGAGGAGTTCGAGAGTGTGTGCTCCCTCACGGTCCACAGGGAGAACTCCTTCCATCCGTGGGAGATCGCGTTCGCCGTCTTCAAT ggtttgaacCAAGGATCGAAAAACAAGGCATCTATTCTTGGAATGGCTTCATTCAATCTGGCAGAGTTCACAACTTCAGCTGAAGGAGGGATTGAGTTGAACCTTCCATTGTTGCTGCCTGGTGTTGCTACTGGGTCTCCTCCATCACTTCGT CTGGTTCTTGGCTTATTGGAATTGAGAACATCCCAGGAATTGCCAGAGATGGTGCAGAGGCCAATAGTGCCTGCTCCATTGTCCCCTTCATCTGGAGATGCTCTCTCTTCAGAGAAAGATGAGCTTTCTGCTCTTAAAGCGGGATTGAGAAAGGTGAAAATTCTTACAGAGTTTGTGTCAACCCGGAAGTCTAAAAAGGCATGCCGGGATGATGAAGGTAGTGAAGGCAAGTGCTCTGCGAGGAGTGACGATGCAGAAAAAACATACCCATTTGACACGGACTCTGTTGATGATGATCTTGATGAAGGAGAACTGGAAGATGGGAAAGAGGATTCTAGTATTAGGAAGTCGTTCAGTTATGGCACATTGGCATCTGCTAACTGTGTTGGGGGTTCGTTGTACTGTGATGCGAGGACAGATGGGGAATACGAGGACTGGGTCTACTATAGTCATCGAAGATCTGATGTGGGCTACTCACATGTGGAGGAGACGGCATCACCTGTTCCTGAACAATCTATGTTGCAGACTTCAAAAAGGAGTATCCTCCCATGGAAAAAGAGGAAGCTAAGTTTTAGATCTCCTAAGGCCAAAGGCGAGCCACTATTAAAGAAAACcaatggagaagagggaggagatgaCATTGACTATGACCGTCGGCTGCTGAGCTCTTCTGATGAATCTCTCTCTGTGGTG AGACAAAAGGTGGACGAAGATGGTGCTACAAATCGCTCATCAGTTTCTGATTTTGGTGATGACAGTTTTGTGGTAGGCAGCTGGGAGTCAAAGGACCTAGTGAGCCGTGATGGTCACATGAAGCTTTCCACCCAGGTCTTCTTTGCATCGATTGACCAGAGGAGCGAGCGAGCTTCTGGTGAAAGTGCATGCACAGCTCTAGTTGCTGTCATTGCAGATTGGTTTCAAAGAAACCGAGATATGATGCCTATCAAGTCTCAGTTTGACAGCCTTATTCGAGAAGGTTCTCGTGAGTGGAGGAACCTCTGTGAGAACCAAACATACCGGGAGCGCTTCCCTGACAAGCATTTTGATCTTGAAACAGTTCTTCAGGCGGAGATCCGCCCACTTTCTGTTGTTCCAAGGAAGTCTTTCATTGGGTTCTTTCACCCTGAAGGCAGTGATGATAACAGTGGCTTTGACTTCCTGAATGGTGCCATGTCTTTCGACAACATCTGGGACGAGATCAACCAAGGTGGACCAGATTTTCCGACTGATGGAAGTCCTCACCTCTATATTGTGAGCTGGAATGATCACTTTTTTGTTCTCAAAGTTGAACATGATGCCTATTATATAGTAGACACACTTGGTGAGAGGCTTTATGAAGGGTGTGACCAGGCTTACATTCTGAAGTTTGATGAAAGCACAACAATTCACAAACTTTCTGGCGAGAAGAAGACTGCTAATAGTGAGGCCACAGGAGCTGGTGGTGCGGATGGTTTGACGCAAGAGCAGCATAGTGGAAATGAATTTTCGGAGGGGGAGCTTGTCTGCAGGGGGAAAGAGTCCTGCAAGGAGTACATCAAGAGCTTCTTAGCCGCAATCCCAATTAGGGAACTGCAGGCTGATATTAAGAAGGGGCTGATGTCTTCGACACCTCTCCATCACCGACTCCAGATTGAGCTCCATTACACAGAGCCATTCAAGGAGGTGAGTGCAGCGGTGCTGCCACTAGCAGCAACGGAGACAGTCCCTGAGTTTTCGTGGCCATTGGATCCGATAGCAGCATTTAACCTAACACCAGCAGTTGTCGTATAG
- the LOC120105444 gene encoding uncharacterized protein LOC120105444 has protein sequence MSVERTLAPEQEALTWQRFRTAFYSKYFPSSRLRELEREFLNLSQGTMTVDEYEAEFDRLARFAPTLVIDAESRIRRFKEGLKPHLRRGLAAVHSTNYDDLVDRAKNMEIVWKETQDSKDRIQKKRSRDDDTHSGQNSSRTAKSRNRSGQSEKQGSYGETIQQEKPKCEACGGAHKTELCRRLSGTCFKCGQQGHRIKECPYNQQVSQSDQRPQATGTQQVQAYPAPVQSAQPSSSEQRTGGRPRTQGRIYALTQQDAQASNTVVSGTLPVAYVYAYILFDSVATHFLCHRYLCKNMTYFVCY, from the coding sequence atgtcTGTGGAGCGCACATTGGCACCCGAGCAGGAGGCACTTACCTGGCAGAGATTCCGCACagccttctactccaagtatttcccttCAAGTCGCCTTAGGGAGCTAGAGAGGGAATTTCTAAATCTGTCTCAAGGAACTATGACCGTGGATGAGTATGAGGCAGAGTTTGACAGGTTAGctcggtttgctcccaccctcgtCATAGATGCAGAGTCCCGGATAAGGAGATTTaaagaaggattgaagcctcactTACGTCGGGGTTTGGCCGCAGTGCACTCAACAAACTATGATGACTTGGTAGATAGGGCCAAGAATATGGAAATTGTCTGGAAGGAAACACAAGATTCAAAAGatagaatacaaaagaagaggagcagaGATGATGATACTCATAGTGGACAGAATTCTAGCAGGACAGCAAAATCTCGTAATAGGTCTGGGCAATCAGAAAAGCAGGGATCTTATGGCGAGACTATCCAACAAGAGAAGCCTAAATGTGAAGCATGTGGAGGCGCCCATAAGACAGAACTCTGTAGACGATTGTCCGGCACTTGTTTCAAATGTGGACAACAGGGTCATAGGATAAAGGAGTGCCCTTATAATCAACAAGTATCACAATCAGATCAGAGGCCCCAAGCTACAGGGACCCAACAAGTACAAGCTTATCCTGCTCCGGTTCAGTCGgctcagccttcttcttctgAGCAGCGGACAGGGGGGAGACCGCGCACACAGGGTCGTATTTACgcactgactcagcaggatgctcaggcatccaataCTGTGGTGTCAGGTACACTACCGGTTGCTTATGTTTATGCTTATATACTGTTTGATTCTGTTGCTACGCATTTCTTGTGTCATCgatatttgtgcaaaaacatgaCCTATTTTGTGTGCTATTAG